In Aegilops tauschii subsp. strangulata cultivar AL8/78 chromosome 3, Aet v6.0, whole genome shotgun sequence, one genomic interval encodes:
- the LOC109738645 gene encoding uncharacterized protein translates to MKAGGKLCKIVGIGVNYTSEDEPPQMAAVLQLCVDELCLVYHIAAATKWPKRLNEILQHERLFTFAGFSIESDKEKLKMSGLEINPNKFIDIQHLWRVPYTGKEYDSLTDVATNVIHPFYKGMKKNIDTQEDHKLWGISPLPNNLIEYTGVDAYAAYKSWNMIDYITDGWEFAKEREADNYYDCPFCPF, encoded by the exons ATGAAGGCTGGCGGCAAGCTTTGTAAGATCGTCGGCATTGGTGTGAACTACACCAGCGAAGATGAACCTCCCCAGATGGCAGCAGTCCTGCAACTGTGCGTCGATGAGCTCTGCTTGGTGTACCACATCGCAGCGGCCACAAAATG GCCCAAGCGCCTGAACGAGATACTGCAGCATGAGAGGTTGTTCACATTTGCCGGTTTTAGCATTGAAAGCGACAAAGAGAAGCTGAAGATGTCTGGTTTGGAGATCAACCCCAACAAGTTCATCGACATTCAACACCTATGGAGAGTTCCATACACCGGAAAAGAGTACGACTCCTTGACTGATGTTGCAACCAACGTCATCCACCCATTCTACAAAGGCATGAAGAAGAACATCGACACGCAGGAAGACCACAAACTATGGGGGATCAGCCCGCTGCCAAACAACCTCATCGAGTACACAGGAGTAGATGCGTACGCCGCGTACAAGTCATGGAACATGATCGACTACATCACAGATGGTTGGGAATTTGCAAAAGAGCGGGAGGCTGACAACTACTACGACTGCCCCTTTTGCCCCTTTTAG